One segment of Colias croceus chromosome 15, ilColCroc2.1 DNA contains the following:
- the LOC123697919 gene encoding uncharacterized protein LOC123697919, which translates to MGGALLEAAARGDAGRIASLLRAGAPVDETDENGCSALQRAAADGHVEVVKLLLEQGADPNKQDNLHGNTAAHEAAWKGYSRCVALLSRCCDLRVRNAAGFAPLHLATQNGHNQSAREILLAGAPPDLQNNYGDTSLHTAARYGHAGVTRILISAQCRVSEQNKNGDTALHIAAAMGRRKLTRILLEAGCDKSLRNHQSETARDIATRKGLDEIIAILNTPVAKQPKKKEKQRDKSKERGIDEPDDGKKRDRSKEKKKKNVHFETPPVQWSPYGCHYYPDPKYFPKPKLSSLPTEPLKKGEQYYLDLAGNIKKGPIGAGYTCYCAPFFKHMEDKLNGDKKDLKKHIDRAHERLDQKVTDLEMKTQGQISELTRFVAAERAMCKERHKHLEQWLTRGMMFRASERVKKLDFSPKGSLDIPPIKRTRSLELLDANAEWGTVNHLIKNFNDGSDRYDCHTKDMDCKATSKSTEGLDRSPRSPRRKHILKNSRSSDHLDAGPSRCSRSPLSVAPHMTCITDSTHNVTAEIHVKSNKVSVSQSPASNDGASVSDRERYVSPGLQSQPLSPNSMKSPVTQTDDVETEHKSQYESSQNVPAWKSQVLQRTADDIRKRVMLEKEMADVLNRNSQSLDISQDGYVRLTKPVNQQESNIEREPRKSVQELVAQVEHHQRCTSPERLPLSIKVPEREQAMPSKRQPIQPILKMPQQPQRPAPVLKEKPPKTKRFSLHNLIPFPTRKAFQSPPKENGNNSESSDEEDNPIRTTNQPGPMRNTNLLQTLPLPNYETMSTKSQSPAPQVQSYPHDVRMIPKDAYFHEIPNRQVHHQMPYRDMIDNGLPMPQYNCQNQYDYNEPGLPQAQPQSRSRNPIYHHQTGVFNAMMQDHIIREIERIPHCYSEHLDQNTEVEIANQNEHFRGYYDNRPPMYPNFGRNPHGLRRPDHNLLHSRLQSLAINTHLTETQSQTDRESHNDSGYSTKVYGSSQGPSPSLSGHVEDNLSGQRVNVMNGKDGQIGASSLV; encoded by the exons ATGGGTGGCGCGCTGCTGGAAGCGGCGGCGCGCGGCGACGCGGGGCGCATCGCAAGCCTCCTGCGAGCCGGGGCTCCCGTCGATGAGACTGAcgag AATGGATGCAGTGCGTTGCAGAGAGCCGCTGCGGATGGGCACGTGGAGGTCGTCAAGTTGCTGCTCGAGCAGGGAGCTGATCCAAACAAACAGGATAACCTG CACGGCAACACAGCAGCCCATGAAGCAGCATGGAAAGGCTACTCGCGTTGCGTGGCGCTCCTGTCGCGGTGCTGCGACCTGCGCGTGCGCAACGCGGCCGGCTTCGCGCCGTTACACCTCGCGACACAGAACGGACATAATCAGTCTGCTAGAGAAATACTATTGGCTGGCGCACCGCCTGATTTACAGAACAAT TATGGAGACACCTCACTCCACACGGCAGCGCGCTATGGCCACGCCGGTGTCACGCGGATCCTCATTTCTGCCCAGTGCAGAGTCTCCGAACAAAATAAGAACGGAGACACCGCTCTACACATAGCAGCCGCTATGGGAAGGAGGAAACTGACCAGGATATTACTCGAAGCTGGTTGCGATAAGTCACTAAGAAACCACCAGAGTGAAACCGCCAGAGATATCGCCACTAGAAAAGGGTTGGATGAAATTATCGCTATACTCAACACACCAGTAGCGAAACAAccaaaaaagaaagaaaagcaAAGAGATAAAAGCAAAGAACGCGGGATCGACGAACCGGATGATGGCAAGAAGAGAGATAGAAGTAaagaaaagaagaagaagaatgtTCACTTCGAAACTCCTCCTGTTCAGTGGTCACCTTACGGTTGCCATTATTATCCTGATCCAAAATATTTCCCTAAACCTAAGCTAAGTTCCCTACCCACCGAACCATTGAAGAAAGGCGAACAGTATTATTTGGACTTAGCTGGTAATATAAAGAAGGGTCCAATTGGAGCAGGATACACTTGTTATTGTGCACCGTTCTTTAAGCACATGGAAGACAAACTTAATGGAGATAAAAAAGACTTAAAGAAACACATAGATCGAGCGCATGAGAGGCTAGACCAAAAAGTCACAGATTTGGAAATGAAGACACAGGGACAGATATCTGAATTAACTCGTTTCGTAGCAGCAGAAAGAGCTATGTGCAAAGAAAGGCATAAACATTTAGAGCAATGGTTAACCCGAGGTATGATGTTCCGAGCATCAGAAAGAGTAAAGAAATTAGACTTTAGTCCAAAGGGATCGTTAGACATACCACCGATAAAAAGGACAAGAAGCTTAGAACTCTTAGATGCAAATGCAGAATGGGGTACAGttaatcatttaattaaaaacttcaaCGACGGCTCAGACCGTTACGATTGCCATACCAAAGATATGGATTGTAAAGCCACGTCGAAAAGCACTGAAGGTTTAGATAGATCACCTCGCAGCCCAAGGCGAAAACATATTCTTAAGAATTCAAGAAGCAGTGATCATTTAGATGCTGGACCTAGCAGATGTTCCCGATCACCTCTAAGTGTAGCGCCTCATATGACTTGTATTACCGACTCGACACATAATGTAACAGCAGAAATACACGTTAAGTCAAATAAAGTATCAGTATCTCAATCACCTGCATCAAATGATGGAGCAAGTGTAAGTGATAGAGAGAGATATGTATCACCAGGTCTACAATCTCAACCATTATCACCAAACAGTATGAAGTCTCCCGTTACACAAACAGATGATGTTGAAACTGAACATAAAAGTCAGTATGAAAGTTCCCAAAACGTGCCTGCGTGGAAGAGTCAAGTGCTACAAAGAACTGCAGATGATATACGAAAGAGAGTTATGTTAGAAAAAGAAATGGCAGATGTATTAAATAGAAATTCACAATCATTAGATATATCACAGGACGGGTACGTTAGATTAACTAAGCCTGTGAATCAACAAGAAAGCAATATTGAAAGGGAGCCAAGAAAATCAGTACAAGAATTAGTAGCGCAAGTGGAACACCATCAGAGGTGTACATCGCCTGAACGTTTGCCATTATCTATAAAAGTACCTGAAAGAGAACAAGCAATGCCGAGTAAACGACAACCGATACAGCCAATATTGAAGATGCCACAACAGCCGCAGCGGCCCGCTCCCGTTCTGAAGGAAAAACCACCGAAAACCAAACGATTTAGCCTACATAACCTCATACCGTTCCCAACGAGAAAAGCATTTCAAAGTCCACCTAAGGAAAACGGTAATAACTCTGAAAGTAGTGATGAAGAAGATAATCCCATAAGGACTACTAATCAACCCGGCCCTATGCGCAATACAAATCTGCTTCAAACTTTGCCTCTTCCAAACTATGAAACGATGTCCACTAAATCGCAATCACCCGCCCCGCAAGTCCAGTCCTATCCGCACGACGTACGCATGATTCCCAAAGATGCTTACTTCCACGAAATACCCAATAGACAAGTTCACCATCAAATGCCATACAGAGATATGATCGACAACGGTCTGCCCATGCCACAGTATAATTGTCAAAATCAATACGATTATAACGAGCCAGGGCTACCTCAAGCGCAACCGCAAAGTCGAAGCCGAAACCCTATATACCACCATCAAACAGGAGTTTTTAACGCTATGATGCAGGACCACATCATCCGTGAAATAGAGCGAATACCTCATTGTTACAGCGAGCATTTGGACCAAAATACAGAGGTAGAAATAGCTAATCAAAACGAGCACTTTCGAGGTTACTACGATAACCGTCCACCAATGTATCCCAACTTCGGAAGAAACCCCCACGGATTGAGAAGGCCAGACCACAATTTACTACACAGCAGACTACAGTCTCTCGCCATAAACACGCATTTAACAGAAACACAAAGCCAAACAGACAGAGAGTCGCATAATGACTCCGGTTACAGTACAAAAGTTTATGGCAGTTCGCAGGGCCCGTCACCGAGTCTGTCTGGTCACGTAGAAGATAATCTCTCTGGACAAAGAGTGAATGTTATGAACGGTAAAGATGGACAGATTGGCGCCTCAAGCCTTGTGTAG